GAAGGCTCTTCTTTGGATGAGTTTCATTTTTCTGTGGAAGCCTTCGGTGATGGCATTGTTTTTGGTAAATCGCCACATGGTGGCGATGGGCTCGATCCATTGTTGGAGGGTCTTGGCGAGGGTTTTGAGTTGTGCAAAGCCCTGTTGTTGTAGTTCTTCGATATGTCGATAGAGCTCTTTGGCATTTGATCGACACTTCTTTGCTGTGCAGGACTTCTGGCAGAGAAGGGAGTGGATTTGCCATCGTTTGAGATAGAGGGGCTCGAGGGTTGGGTGCTTGTCGAAGAGTTCCTGACGGCGTCGGATC
The Puniceicoccus vermicola DNA segment above includes these coding regions:
- a CDS encoding transposase, with the protein product LAHHFTGLCREIAPEITRNSGLLAILRTRPGRLSQKQIRRRQELFDKHPTLEPLYLKRWQIHSLLCQKSCTAKKCRSNAKELYRHIEELQQQGFAQLKTLAKTLQQWIEPIATMWRFTKNNAITEGFHRKMKLIQRRAFGFRNFENYRLRVLAQCQ